The Desulfurispora thermophila DSM 16022 nucleotide sequence GGGTGATTGGCCGGGTGGACCGGGCGGCCCTGTCGGTCTTTTTGCACCGGGTGGCCGATATGACGGCCAAAGCCGGAAAAATGCGCATTACCACCCCCGCCGGTACCGACCTGGAGTTTGCGCTGCTGCCCTCCCGGACTGTCACCTGCGATGATGGGGATGCTTCACGGCCCGGTGTACATATGCTGGCCGGGCAAATCTCCTTTTTCCCGGATTTTGACAGTATTAACGGCACCCTGGTCTTTGACGGCTCCCTGGTACCACCCTGCGGCCTGCTCACCGAGCCCGTGGTAATGAAAGTGGAAAGGGGCAGAGTTGTGGAAATCAGCGGCGGTGCCCAGGCCGGGGAATTTGCCGCCTGGCTGGAAAGCTTTGCCGATCCCAATATGTACCGGCTGGCCCACGGCTGCTATGGCTTCAATCCCGGGGCCAGACTCACCGGCAATATTCTGGAAGATGAAAGGGTATGGGGCTGTACCGAATGGGGCCTGGGCTACTTAAGTCCCCTGGATGCTCCTCCGGATGGCATCAATGCCAAATCCCACTGCGACGGAATTTGTCTTAATTCCTCGGTCTGGCTGGACGGTGTACAGATCATGGACCGGGGTGTGGTGATCCATCCTGAACTCAAGCCACTGGCCGATAAGTTGAAAAAATAGACATCAGGTGAGGTGTACGGCAATGAAGAAGCTAACCAAACAGGATTTGTACGATATTCTTTACGGTTGCACCATTCTGGGCACCGGTGGTGGCGGCGATCTGGCCGAAGGGCTGGCCATGATCGATGATGCTCTGGCCAAAGGCAAGGAATTCAACCTGGTCAGCCTGGATGAAGTGCCGGATGATGCTTACATTGCCACCCCCTATATGTGCGGGGCGGTTTCTCCGGCCGTCGGGGAAGGGGAAGCACCGCCGGACCCCTGGCCCACCATTGACGAAGAACCGTGCCTTAAAGCCTTTCGGGCCATGGAAAAATATATGGGCAGGGAGTTTTATGGAGTCATATCCACCGAACTGGGCGGCGGCAATACGGCCATCGCCTTTTACGTGGCCGCCCTGGCGGGCAAATACATCATTGATGCCGACCCGGCCGGCCGCTCGGTGCCCGAGCTGCAGCATTCCACCTACTACATTCACGGCCTGCCCATCGCCCCTATCGCCGTGGCCAACCATTTCGGCGATGTGGCCATCTTGACCGAAGTGGTGGACGATTTGCGGGCGGAAGCACTGGTGCGGGCCATGGCCGTGGCCAGCAAAAACCACATCGGAGTGGTGGACCACCCGGCCCGGGCCGGAGTTCTGAAAAAGGCCGTGATCCCCGGGGCCATTTCCTGTGCCTTAAAACTGGGACAGGCCTTCCGGGAAGCCAGAGAACAGGGAAGGGACCTGGCCGGGGCCCTGTGCCGGGCCGGCAACGGCGTGGTGCTGTTTAGAGGTACGGTGCGGGACTTTGGCTGGGATACCGTTGATGGCTTTACGGTGGGCGAAACCTTCCTGGAAGGCAGCGGGGAATATGCCGGTTCCACCTACAAGGTCTGGTTTAAAAACGAACATATCATTGCCTGGCGCAACGGGGAAATTGATGTCACCGTGCCCGACCTGATTTGCATGGTCTGCGACGATACCGGAGAGCCCATCACCAATCCCAACTACCGGGTGGGGATGCGGGTTTCGGTATTTGCCCTGCCCGCACCGGCGCAGTGGAGAACCGAAAAGGGCCTGCAGTGCTTTGGCCCCAAGCATTTTGGCTATAATATCGACTATATACCCGTGGAAAAGAAATTTGCCAGGGCGGAGTGATGCCGATGTTTAACTGGGAAGAAATCAAACCGGCCGTAGTATCCATGCTGCGGGTGAACATGGGGCTGAAAGAAGGGGAATCCCTGCTGGTGGTCAATGACGTGCCCGGCCCGGAAGACTGGTACCGGGGCTTTGCGGAAATAAAGGACCTGGCCCGGCGGTCGGTCCTGGCCCGGAGTATATATGAGCTTTGCCGGGAGGAATTTAAAGACAACCGGGTGGACTACCTGGTTTACCCCGCGCTGGGCCAGAGCGGTCAGGAACCCCCCGGCTTTGTAGCCGAAAAACTCCCGGCCTACGACGTGGTCATTTTGCTTACCACTTACTCCCTGTCCCACACCAACGCCCGGGAAAAAGCCACCCGGGCCGGCGCCCGCATCGCCAGCATGCCCGGCATAGAATACGAAATGTTCCTGCCCGGCGGCCCCATGGCGGTGGATTATGCAGCG carries:
- a CDS encoding DUF917 domain-containing protein; the encoded protein is MKKLTKQDLYDILYGCTILGTGGGGDLAEGLAMIDDALAKGKEFNLVSLDEVPDDAYIATPYMCGAVSPAVGEGEAPPDPWPTIDEEPCLKAFRAMEKYMGREFYGVISTELGGGNTAIAFYVAALAGKYIIDADPAGRSVPELQHSTYYIHGLPIAPIAVANHFGDVAILTEVVDDLRAEALVRAMAVASKNHIGVVDHPARAGVLKKAVIPGAISCALKLGQAFREAREQGRDLAGALCRAGNGVVLFRGTVRDFGWDTVDGFTVGETFLEGSGEYAGSTYKVWFKNEHIIAWRNGEIDVTVPDLICMVCDDTGEPITNPNYRVGMRVSVFALPAPAQWRTEKGLQCFGPKHFGYNIDYIPVEKKFARAE
- a CDS encoding leucyl aminopeptidase (aminopeptidase T), with the translated sequence MTKLYEYELHQAADILMRDMFRLQPGETIIITADTESDERVVNAAAGSAFALGARPMVIWLPAPHGVGKAADPWLPVDALAGALCHADAWVEFNNQWLLYSTPFEVAVEKNKKLRYICLVGMDADMLVRVIGRVDRAALSVFLHRVADMTAKAGKMRITTPAGTDLEFALLPSRTVTCDDGDASRPGVHMLAGQISFFPDFDSINGTLVFDGSLVPPCGLLTEPVVMKVERGRVVEISGGAQAGEFAAWLESFADPNMYRLAHGCYGFNPGARLTGNILEDERVWGCTEWGLGYLSPLDAPPDGINAKSHCDGICLNSSVWLDGVQIMDRGVVIHPELKPLADKLKK